AAGCATACGCTTGCGGGGGAATGTAAAGATATCAACGTCCAAGATAATGCCACATGTCAAGAGATTATGTAATGAAATGGTTAATATTCTGTTAGACAGTTAAATCAGTTAGGCAGTTAGAAACAGTTAGCAAGCAGTTAGAAACAGTTAGTAAAACAGTTAGACAAACTGTTAGTCATTGAAGAAAGAAGGTAGCTTACGTATACACTCTATAGATTAGCTATAAATACAGCTCAAATGATATAATAAAGGCAAGGAAAATACAGTGATTAAAATTCTTCTTTTGTCAACTACTCGGCTCTCTCTGCATTCTTCGTTTCTCTTCTTAAACTTTCTTTCAATTCTGCCATCTTTACAGTCCAGGTAATCAATGTCACAAATTGATAAGTGGCGAGTTTAAACGGTCAGTATTGTTCTCAATCTGAAACGATATAACGCTATGAGTGCTCTGACAATGACTTAAGGAAGGACTTGCACTTTTGGAGAAAGAGCGTGGCGATTCACTTAGCAAATGCTTGGTGTCATCATTTTTGTGCTGAGCCcaagaactttcatgaagggccTTCTGCTTAGCAAGCTCATCGGATACTTCCTTCATGGTCGGGCGGTTTATGCCCATGCTGTTGACACATCTTTTTGCAATCTCAGCAACAACTTCTATCTCATCCATTTCACCTTCATCAGCTGCCTGAAAATCCAAAATTCcgaaaagattattattttccaGTGCTGAGATAAAGTATTCAATAATGTTCCTTGTTTCTCCAGACTTGGCATGGGAGTTTGGCTTTTGTCCTATGAGAAGCTCCAGGAGAACAACCCCAAAACTGAAGACATCACTCTTTGGGGTTAAATTACCCGTCATAAGATACTCAGGATCCAGGTAGCCAAAAGTCCCTTGTATTTTTGTGGCTATAAAGCTTTGGCCTGAAGAAAGCAGCACTGAAGCTCCAAAATCTGCAATCTTTGCCGTGTAGTTATTGTCTAAAAGTATGTTCACTGACTTGACATCTCCATGAATAACTGGAGGGTCTGCTAGAGAATGCAAGTAATCAAGCGCAAGGGCAATCTCTGATGCTATCCTCAGACGATTGCTCCAGGAATCTAATATCTGTGACCTTTTATCATGGATGTGCTTGTAAAGAGTTCCATTTGAAATGAACTCATAACTAACAATGGCACTTTGATTTCCAAACACAAGCCCAAGAGATTGACCACATTCCTGTGGTTGACCTGTGAAACAATGCCAATTTCTTTCTGAAATTCTTCATTCAGCTGATCCTTGTCTACCCCTTTAAACTTCTTGACAGCAACCAGGGTATTATCTGCTAAAACTCCCTTGTAAACGTAACCAAAACCACCTTCCCCAAGTTTCTGGTCATCAACATAATTGTTGGTTGCCTTTTCCAGCTCTGCCTCTCTGAAAATCCTTACTCGCTGATGCTTTAAAACCATTCCCCCATTTTTTCTGAAGTTCTTgtcccttcttctttttgtgcAGATTACATAGAGTAGGAAACAAATAATCAATAGGAAAACTGCTGCCCCAACTGCTACTGAAAGAGATCATAGGATATGAAATGAGCaactttaaagaaaataacGGTTGTGCTATATCTGTAAGCAAAATCTTTCTGATAATCCAGAGGTAATGTGAAGGGATTTCTGGAAAATTGTATCCAGTAATAGCAAGAGTATTCTCccaggaaaaaaatatcacagcGTATTGAGAAAATGCAAAGGATATTTACCTGATATAATTATGATACCACCAAATCTCTGACAACCGTTTTCACCATTAGCATACTTGCCAAATGGACAGTGACATTTGTAACTTCCAATAGTGTTCTTGCATTTACCTTCACATGGGTATCTTTCTGGATATTTGCACTCATCAATATCTATAAAAACATAAGGAATCAGTATATGATTATAAACCTTAAAACTATTTATAGGCATATTAAATTAGGAAAGAAAATACTCCACATGATCGGATCACAAAATAGAAAAGTACTGCTTCTCTTGTGAATATAACCAGAAGAACTATTAAGATTTCAGAAATTCCACAAAGCATCCATCTGTTTACCTTGGCATCCTTGTTCAAGATAGGGGTTTCCTTCGAACCCTTCATTGCATACGCAACGATATCCCTGACCATTCTCCGAATAAGTGCAGTTTGTATTAATGCCACAAGCATATGCACTTGTATTAGCTTTAGCCTGTTCACATGTCTCGTTCTTAACTACCCATTCAATCGCAACATCTGATGTATCTTTTCCATCTGCCATACGACTGAGCGGCCAATCTGAAAGATGAAAGGAGCGCGTATCCGCTAAAAATGCAAATCCACAGGGATTGAAATCCGAAACATTCGAGTGGTTGAAAAAACTATAAGATGAAATATCAAGTGACTTGAGGCCCATGGGAATTGAGGTATGGCAACATCCAGAACCTGAGCAAGCATTCGCATCTGTCATGTTCACATATTTTGTGCATAGGGATAGACAGGCAACTCCATATGTAAACTCTTCGTTGGTCACCTGGGCAGCCGTATCACAGCCGATAACTGTGAATATGTTTAGGGTGTCTGAGAACGTAAAAGGGCCTGGTCCAAGTTTCATAGACTGATCGAAATAGCGAGTTTCATTCCCCGATTTGTCATAGCAGCTATATGCCGTACCAATGCTTACAGTCACTGTGCCCTCCGGCACCGATATTTTACGAGCAGTCATGTTGCTTCTAAACCACGGTTCAGCACCATCATCATTTGAACTGCAATTCAGAAAGAAATGCTCATCCATGGCACAGTCAGGTTTCCCAATCCCAAAGGGATAAGGAACACTAACATTCCCACATTTTTCTTGGCACCCAGGTTTCACATCCTGGCTTGAAGATTCAGTTGTCATAAGCCAGAACATTACCAACATCATGAGCAAAGACACCCTCATCTGGAGAGTCATTTTCTCACACTCCCCAAGTTAACTAATTGCCATTTAAACAAGAAATGAATATATAATAGGAATTTTCTACGAACAGCTGTTTTCTTATGGCACATTGTCTGATGATGAAGCCTTGATGACAGAATGCAGCAACCTTTGTTGCACATCCCTTTTAAAAATTTCACAAGCATAACCGGCTgtttataaaaacaagaaactcAAATATCCTATAAGAAATTAAgctattaatcaaataattagcCAAAAATGCGACAAGACTAACATATTTCTTAtcgaaaaaacaacaacatcgTATTACTAGAGGTAACTCATCCAAGAATACATATATCAACATCAACCATTGTATGAAACTACATTGAATTCCTCGCCTAAACATACATCCAAAACTCGTCATCATCGATCATCAAACAAAGTAATTAcatataaattaactcaatatcaaaaaatatataaatctatAGTTTCAACCAAATCATACTTTATTCTGTCCCAATCTTGAAAACAACACAACGAACTTCTTGGAAGATCATTAGAATAAAAGACTATCATCTTTCgttaatttaaatcataaaatccAAAGACTTGTTGAAGAgactaaatatataaatattacgTGGTGATGTATATACATGTACTTTGTACTGTACTGATTATACACCAGAGATTAGATAAGTGGACAGGTTTTTGCAGGCGGTGTGGGTCTTGATTTACAGGGTCGTTGACAGTTTCCAAAAACATGGGACACTAATGCTATCAACGGTGGGCTGGTAGCACTACTGAGTATCCACTGCGGCGAACacgaattatttttctttgatgtagTCCGTCAAGCAATGGTGGAGGGATTGAATCTTTGTCATTGAAGCAAGTGTTCCATAGGGGTCCTGTTCTCATTCATTAGCTGCAAATTGTGTTGGTGCGGGAAAGATGGAGAAAAAGAATGATGCGAGGTTTCTGGGGAATAAAGGTATGAAGATGATGCTAAAAACGcacctgaaaatatttttttttttaataaactggaCTTGAATAAATGTATGGCTTCTCTTTGCATGAATGAAAGGCAGCTGAATGGTCTATATATAGATAAGGAAACAGCTGGTTAAACGCAAGTGGTAAAAGGATAAGTGATAAGTAATGCTATGTGTTGgtataatttctaaataaataaaaaaaagatatttatcctaagataaaattagaaagaaacacttccttttaatattaatgtttttaaatgtagGTTTTTATTGTGTAGTAAATCAAATCATGTTGGACAAACTCTTCTATTTGactttttaatgttattatatcgatatttataatatcaaaagataacATTTGAAACTTGAAACT
The DNA window shown above is from Populus trichocarpa isolate Nisqually-1 chromosome 4, P.trichocarpa_v4.1, whole genome shotgun sequence and carries:
- the LOC18098021 gene encoding LOW QUALITY PROTEIN: wall-associated receptor kinase 2 (The sequence of the model RefSeq protein was modified relative to this genomic sequence to represent the inferred CDS: inserted 1 base in 1 codon), producing the protein MTLQMRVSLLMMLVMFWLMTTESSSQDVKPGCQEKCGNVSVPYPFGIGKPDCAMDEHFFLNCSSNDDGAEPWFRSNMTARKISVPEGTVTVSIGTAYSCYDKSGNETRYFDQSMKLGPGPFTFSDTLNIFTVIGCDTAAQVTNEEFTYGVACLSLCTKYVNMTDANACSGSGCCHTSIPMGLKSLDISSYSFFNHSNVSDFNPCGFAFLADTRSFHLSDWPLSRMADGKDTSDVAIEWVVKNETCEQAKANTSAYACGINTNCTYSENGQGYRCVCNEGFEGNPYLEQGCQDIDECKYPERYPCEGKCKNTIGSYKCHCPFGKYANGENGCQRFGGIIIISAVGAAVFLLIICFLLYVICTKRRRDKNFRKNGGMVLKHQRVRIFREAELEKATNNYVDDQKLGEGGFGYVYKGVLADNTLVAVKKFKGVDKDQLNEEFQKEIGIVSQVNHRNVVNLLGLCLEIKVPLLXYEFISNGTLYKHIHDKRSQILDSWSNRLRIASEIALALDYLHSLADPPVIHGDVKSVNILLDNNYTAKIADFGASVLLSSGQSFIATKIQGTFGYLDPEYLMTGNLTPKSDVFSFGVVLLELLIGQKPNSHAKSGETRNIIEYFISALENNNLFGILDFQAADEGEMDEIEVVAEIAKRCVNSMGINRPTMKEVSDELAKQKALHESSWAQHKNDDTKHLLSESPRSFSKSASPSLSHCQSTHSVISFQIENNTDRLNSPLINL